A stretch of the Carassius carassius chromosome 50, fCarCar2.1, whole genome shotgun sequence genome encodes the following:
- the slc15a5 gene encoding solute carrier family 15 member 5, with amino-acid sequence MPPIDAFDTHDGHLSHGICTSSYPGTISKPRKARKKLQVIVCVLFVELFERFTFFGIVCNMILFCTIKLGYSSYQAAMVNTCFVGASVLTPVLVGWFAETCLGRTTVLCLCALLHFFGTALLPVVAFPFEDFYINTHNIVHRLEPHEQHILFYTGLVAVALGIGGIRAILCPMAAYHLQGCDQHQLLSFFNWFYWLVNLNSTVVFLGIAYIQQSIAKNLCFLIPFTSVLLALVAIHMVHNKLTFRPKKGSSLLTTLGVFLNSLKMCCLHYRHLSGDVASWLDRAKENNGGRYSETSVENVKVLVKLFPLYGLQLLYRACITQIPSGYYLQTMHSNLKLNGFLLPVAVMKVISILPVLILAPLLELLNTCYQSPKKMLPSPTTFITMGHACAALSALLAGISEIHRKDCPQVEQTLSGKVLHVSSMTCFQLTPQYILLGVAEAFVTPACSLISFCLTPSNLRGVSLHFLSLSYGGGCFLGAFLIHVLYFVSGGNFYPNNLSSGNMERFFFTLATLMAINTLAFWRISQRYTDLSVDLSSGAGHSHLYEKLLQYKTCLRFYDTFDRSDTLTSMETVL; translated from the exons ATGCCACCCATAGATGCTTTTGATACACATGATGGCCACCTCTCTCATGGGATCTGCACGTCTTCATATCCCGGGACAATCAGCAAGCCACGCAAGGCACGTAAGAAGCTGCAGGTGATCGTTTGTGTACTCTTCGTGGAGCTTTTTGAGAGGTTCACCTTCTTTGGGATTGTTTGCAATATGATCCTGTTCTGCACTATCAAGCTGGGATACAGCAGTTACCAAGCAGCCATGGTGAACACGTGCTTTGTGGGAGCCAGCGTACTTACACCAGTTCTTGTGGGATGGTTTGCCGAGACGTGCTTGGGAAGGACAACAGTGCTCTGTTTATGTGCACTCCTTCATTTCTTCG GAACCGCCTTGCTTCCTGTGGTCGCATTCCCTTTTGAGGATttctatataaacacacataacaTTGTGCATCGACTTGAACCTCATGAGCAGCACATACTATTCTACACGGGGCTTGTTGCAGTGGCCCTTGGCATTGGTGGCATCCGTGCCATCCTCTGCCCAATGGCAGCCTATCACCTTCAAGGCTGTGATCAACACCAGCTCCTTTCCTTCTTCAACTG GTTTTACTGGCTGGTCAACCTGAACTCAACTGTTGTTTTTTTGGGGATTGCCTACATTCAGCAATCAATTGCCAAAAACCTGTGCTTTCTCATCCCTTTCACCTCTGTTCTGCTCGCCCTCGTCGCCATTCACATGGTGCACAACAAGCTTACTTTCCGTCCAAAAAAAG GCAGTTCCTTGCTAACTACGCTGGGAGTGTTCCTCAATTCTCTGAAAATGTGCTGCCTCCATTATCGCCATTTAAGCGGAGACGTTGCCAGCTGGCTAGACCGTGCTAAGGAAAACAACGGGGGTCGTTACAGTGAGACCAGTGTGGAAAACGTCAAGGTCCTAGTCAAACTTTTCCCTCTCTATGGACTTCAGCTTTTATATCGAGCTTGCATTACCCAG ATCCCATCGGGCTATTATCTACAGACGATGCATTCCAACTTAAAACTCAATGGCTTTCTCTTGCCAGTAGCAGTGATGAAGGTCATCAGTATACTGCCGGTGCTGATCTTAGCCCCACTTCTGGAGCTTCTGAACACCTGCTACCAGTCTCCAAAGAAAATGCTGCCCTCACCAACCACATTTATAA CTATGGGTCATGCCTGTGCAGCTCTCTCAGCACTACTGGCAGGGATTTCTGAAATCCACAGGAAGGACTGCCCACAAGTGGAGCAGACATTATCAGGAAAGGTCCTGCATGTGTCCTCTATGACCTGTTTCCAGCTTACACCCCAGTACATTTTACTGGGAGTGGCAGAAGCCTTTGTGACACCAGCAT GTTCACTCATATCCTTCTGTCTGACTCCAAGCAATCTTAGAGGTGTCTCCTTACATTTCCTATCCCTCTCATATGGAGGAGGCTGCTTTCTAGGAGCTTTCCTCATTCACGTCCTTTATTTTGTGTCAGGAG GAAACTTCTATCCTAATAACCTCAGCAGCGGCAACATGGAGAGGTTTTTCTTTACATTGGCCACATTAATGGCTATAAACACTCTGGCGTTTTGGAGAATATCACAAAG GTACACAGATCTGAGCGTGGATCTGAGTAGCGGGGCAGGACACAGTCACCTGTACGAGAAACTCCTGCAGTACAAGACCTGTCTGCGTTTTTATGACACGTTTGATCGTTCGGACACCTTGACGTCCATGGAAACGGTCTTGTAA